In Neoarius graeffei isolate fNeoGra1 chromosome 15, fNeoGra1.pri, whole genome shotgun sequence, a single genomic region encodes these proteins:
- the LOC132898980 gene encoding hydroxycarboxylic acid receptor 2-like: protein MVNSSGCCVLETPILDKALPPILFIEFILGTTGNFMFLCMFALDAANWKPNSIYLAHLSVADTVLLFFMPFRAQYYIVRQDWIFGDAFCRMLLFFIAANRTASIFFLTAVAVDRYVKIVHPQHRLNRMNLKFAMGVSTGLWAMVFLLIGQMLGSSHFFSRNNRTQCDSFNICLDNNLTVLWHSTFFVVQFLVPGSIITFCTVCITWQLKTKTMDTTGKIKRAVRFIFIVAVVFFLCFLPSNASRVTIWVLMIWYDQCSQFTDPNVAFYFSLCFTYFNSALNPLLYYFSTPAVSGIIQNFLRKLRGQKEVAS from the coding sequence ATGGTAAACTCCTCAGGTTGTTGTGTTCTTGAGACCCCTATTTTAGACAAAGCCCTCCCTCCTATACTATTCATCGAGTTCATTCTTGGCACCACGGGGAACTTTATGTTCCTCTGCATGTTTGCCCTTGATGCAGCGAACTGGAAGCCAAACTCGATCTACCTGGCACACTTGTCTGTGGCCGACACAGTTCTGCTCTTCTTCATGCCATTCAGAGCTCAATACTACATTGTGCGCCAAGACTGGATCTTTGGAGATGCCTTCTGTCGCATGCTGCTCTTCTTTATAGCAGCCAACAGGACCGCTAGCATCTTCTTTCTCACTGCTGTGGCTGTGGACCGCTATGTGAAGATTGTGCATCCACAACATCGTCTAAATCGGATGAACCTGAAGTTTGCCATGGGGGTCTCTACAGGACTATGGGCTATGGTTTTCCTTCTGATAGGTCAGATGCTGGGCTCATCACACTTTTTCAGTCGCAATAACCGCACCCAGTGCGACAGTTTTAACATATGCTTGGACAACAATCTAACAGTATTGTGGCACAGCACCTTCTTTGTGGTCCAGTTCCTTGTGCCAGGCAGCATCATCACCTTCTGCACAGTCTGCATTACATGGCAGctgaaaacaaaaacaatggACACCACAGGCAAGATCAAGAGGGCTGTCCGCTTCATTTTCATTGTTGCTGTAGTCTTTTTCCTCTGCTTCTTGCCAAGCAATGCCTCACGGGTGACTATTTGGGTCCTGATGATTTGGTACGACCAGTGTTCACAGTTCACTGATCCAAATGTGgctttttatttttcactttgCTTCACCTATTTCAATAGTGCGCTAAACCCACTGCTTTACTACTTTTCCACTCCTGCAGTCAGTGGGATCATCCAGAATTTTTTAAGAAAACTTAGAGGACAAAAAGAAGTGGCTTCATGA
- the LOC132898982 gene encoding hydroxycarboxylic acid receptor 2-like produces the protein MVNSSGCCVLEAPILDKALPPILFIEFILGTTGNFMFLCMFALDAANWKPNSIYLAHLSVADTVLLFFMPFRAHYYIVRQDWIFGDAFCRMLLFFVAANRTASIFFLTAVAVDRYVKIVHPQHRLNRMNLKFAMGVSTGLWAVVFLLIGQVLGSSHFFSLKNRTQCESFNICLDNNLTVLWHSTFFVVQFFVPGSIITFCTVCITWQLKTKTMDTTGKIKRAVRFIFMVAVVFFLCFLPSTASRVTVWVLMIWYDQCSQFTDPNVAFYFSLCFTYFNSALNPLLYYFSTPAVSGIIQNFLRKLRGQKEVAS, from the coding sequence ATGGTAAACTCCTCAGGTTGTTGTGTTCTTGAGGCCCCTATTTTAGACAAAGCCCTCCCTCCTATACTATTCATCGAGTTCATTCTTGGCACCACGGGGAACTTTATGTTCCTCTGCATGTTTGCCCTTGATGCAGCGAACTGGAAGCCAAACTCGATCTACCTGGCACACCTGTCTGTGGCCGACACAGTTCTGCTCTTCTTCATGCCATTCAGAGCTCACTACTACATTGTGCGCCAGGACTGGATCTTTGGAGATGCCTTCTGTCGCATGCTGCTCTTCTTTGTAGCAGCCAACAGGACCGCTAGCATCTTCTTTCTCACTGCTGTGGCGGTGGACCGCTATGTGAAGATTGTGCACCCACAACATCGTCTAAATCGGATGAACCTGAAGTTTGCCATGGGGGTCTCTACAGGACTATGGGCTGTGGTTTTCCTTCTGATAGGTCAGGTGCTGGGCTCATCACACTTTTTCAGTCTCAAGAACCGCACCCAGTGCGAGAGTTTTAACATATGCTTGGACAACAATCTAACAGTACTGTGGCACAGCACCTTCTTTGTGGTCCAGTTCTTTGTGCCAGGCAGCATCATCACCTTCTGCACAGTCTGCATTACATGGCAGctgaaaacaaaaacaatggACACCACAGGCAAGATCAAGAGGGCTGTCCGCTTCATTTTCATGGTTGCTGTGGTCTTTTTCCTCTGCTTCTTGCCAAGCACTGCCTCACGGGTGACTGTTTGGGTCCTGATGATTTGGTACGACCAGTGTTCACAGTTCACTGATCCAAATGTGgctttttatttttcactttgCTTCACCTATTTCAATAGTGCGCTAAACCCACTGCTTTACTACTTTTCCACTCCTGCAGTCAGTGGGATCATCCAGAATTTTTTAAGAAAACTTAGAGGACAAAAAGAAGTGGCTTCATGA